One Cydia splendana chromosome 23, ilCydSple1.2, whole genome shotgun sequence DNA window includes the following coding sequences:
- the LOC134801867 gene encoding uncharacterized protein LOC134801867 — MRVLMPKLPEDTDERSYMLQKSVALLLLQRRIPDIMVEQPLRAIGIDYTGEDLLTGQDECVVVGWHFLYAEDGKLPEQWWLLHRQMRYQILQLGDKDEACAELVRVYEKTTDDLKHVGAVDDVMCFKDPNNTAQPCHGMYGAPLVCAKGRVVGLLAAPSAQWKHCDRMSILVHKLSSQRNKAFLGCFETLLQPEYLVKWELFTTKTT, encoded by the exons ATGAGAGTCCTGATGCCCAAAC TTCCAGAAGACACCGATGAAAGAAGCTATATGCTGCAGAAGTCAGTAGCGCTCCTCCTGTTGCAAAGACGCATTCCTGATATAATGGTCGAGCAACCGCTGCGAGCTATCGGCATTGACTACACGGGGGAAGACCTGCTAACTGGGCAGGACGAGTGCGTCGTGGTCGGCTGGCATTTCTTATATGCAGAG GATGGGAAACTTCCAGAACAGTGGTGGCTTCTGCACCGCCAGATGCGGTACCAGATCTTGCAGCTCGGAGATAAGGACGAGGCCTGCGCCGAACTGGTGCGTGTATACGAGAAGACTACGGATGATCTGAAGCATGTTGGAGCCGTCGATGATGTCATGTGTTTTAAAGAC CCGAATAACACAGCCCAGCCTTGTCAT GGTATGTACGGAGCCCCGCTGGTGTGCGCCAAGGGGCGAGTGGTGGGGCTTCTGGCGGCGCCGTCGGCGCAGTGGAAACACTGTGACCGGATGTCCATCCTAGTACACAAGCTGTCTAGCCAGCGGAACAAGGCCTTCTTAGGTTGTTTCGAGAC GTTACTTCAGCCCGAATATCTTGTCAAATGGGAACTGTTTACGACTAAAACAACGTGA